One Yoonia sp. BS5-3 genomic window carries:
- the rsmG gene encoding 16S rRNA (guanine(527)-N(7))-methyltransferase RsmG — protein sequence MPNEVAGEDVSRETFDDLIKFSDLVRKWTTKINLIAPSTIDDIWSRHVVDSSQLFRYAPNQFNHWVDIGSGGGFPGIVMAIYAKEQQPAAKFTLIESDQRKATFLRTASRELSLNVSVVAARIEDVPYGAADIVSARALATLSTLLPLANQHLAPDGTCLFHKGKRVDEEIEEARKNWLFDLEEHPSFTDPAARLLVIQRISRAE from the coding sequence ATGCCGAATGAAGTTGCCGGCGAAGATGTTTCACGTGAAACATTTGATGATTTAATCAAGTTCTCAGATTTGGTCCGAAAATGGACCACGAAGATCAATCTTATCGCTCCGAGTACCATTGATGACATCTGGAGTCGGCATGTCGTCGATTCATCCCAACTATTTCGATATGCTCCAAATCAGTTCAACCATTGGGTCGATATCGGCAGTGGAGGTGGCTTTCCCGGGATTGTCATGGCGATATACGCAAAAGAACAACAGCCTGCTGCAAAATTCACTCTCATTGAGAGTGATCAGAGAAAAGCGACATTCCTGAGAACAGCGTCCCGAGAGTTGAGCTTGAATGTAAGTGTCGTTGCCGCTCGAATCGAAGATGTCCCATATGGCGCAGCAGATATTGTATCGGCCCGCGCCTTAGCCACACTATCTACCCTTCTCCCATTGGCTAATCAACACCTCGCACCTGATGGAACTTGTCTATTTCACAAAGGGAAGCGTGTTGATGAAGAAATAGAGGAAGCACGGAAAAATTGGCTGTTTGACCTTGAAGAACACCCAAGTTTCACCGATCCTGCCGCCCGACTCCTCGTTATTCAAAGGATATCTCGTGCCGAATAA
- a CDS encoding AAA family ATPase, with amino-acid sequence MPNNSSSNGPKIIAIANQKGGVGKTTTTINLGAALAEKTKKVLLIDLDPQGNASTGLGIDQDMRQATTYDLLSGDADLSDASQTTAIQNLSIVPATTDLSSADIELIDNEKRSFLLKTVLRDISNDKAPYDYILIDCPPSLNILTVNAMVAAHSILVPLQSEFFALEGLSQLILTVRDVRQSANPDLRIEGIVLTMYDARNNLSLQVEEDARDNMGDMVFKTVIPRNVRVSEAPSFAIPVLAYDSGSKGSAAYRSLASELIKNNKNTGT; translated from the coding sequence GTGCCGAATAATTCTTCTTCAAACGGCCCCAAAATCATTGCAATAGCGAACCAAAAGGGTGGAGTTGGGAAGACAACCACGACTATCAATCTTGGCGCAGCGTTGGCTGAGAAGACGAAAAAGGTCCTTTTGATTGACCTGGATCCGCAAGGGAATGCCTCTACCGGACTAGGTATTGATCAAGATATGCGTCAAGCTACCACATATGATCTTTTGTCCGGCGACGCTGATCTTTCCGATGCATCGCAAACTACGGCGATTCAGAATTTGTCGATCGTACCCGCAACCACCGATCTAAGCTCTGCAGACATAGAACTTATCGACAATGAGAAACGAAGTTTTCTACTCAAAACTGTACTCCGCGATATTTCAAACGACAAAGCCCCGTATGACTATATCTTGATTGATTGTCCTCCATCGCTCAATATATTGACAGTCAATGCCATGGTCGCAGCGCATTCAATCCTTGTACCGCTGCAAAGCGAGTTTTTCGCGCTTGAGGGTCTGTCCCAATTAATCCTGACAGTAAGAGACGTACGGCAGTCAGCAAACCCCGACTTGCGGATCGAAGGGATCGTGCTGACAATGTATGATGCGCGAAATAATTTATCGCTTCAGGTCGAGGAAGATGCGCGCGACAATATGGGCGATATGGTTTTCAAAACGGTGATCCCACGGAATGTCCGAGTCAGTGAGGCGCCGTCGTTTGCCATCCCAGTTCTCGCCTATGACAGTGGTTCAAAGGGTAGCGCAGCGTATCGATCGCTTGCTAGCGAACTTATCAAAAACAACAAAAATACAGGGACATAG
- a CDS encoding ParB/RepB/Spo0J family partition protein, whose protein sequence is MAKKTTKTRGLGRGLSALMSDVAQDGTENVGTKRADLVVPIEQVHPNPDQPRRTFDEDALKELATSVAEKGIIQPIIVRRQGNSESYEIVAGERRWRAAQIAKLHEVPILIRDYDDTEVLEIAIIENIQRSDLNPVDEAAGYRQLMDKFGHTQEKLATALGKSRSHIANVMRLLTLPEEVQGYLVSGTLSAGHARALIGKDNAVELAREVIQRKLSVRDTESLAKKGPAIKKRSVSGAPVPKDADTVQIENELTASLGMKVTIDHKAGDNGGKLAISYKSLDQLDDLLRTLSGG, encoded by the coding sequence ATGGCGAAGAAGACAACAAAGACCCGTGGACTAGGTCGCGGCTTGTCGGCGCTGATGTCTGATGTGGCGCAAGATGGTACCGAAAATGTAGGCACCAAACGCGCCGACCTCGTTGTGCCTATTGAGCAAGTTCATCCCAACCCTGATCAGCCACGACGCACCTTTGATGAAGATGCTTTGAAGGAACTGGCAACTTCGGTTGCGGAAAAAGGTATTATCCAGCCGATTATCGTCCGTCGCCAGGGCAATTCCGAAAGCTATGAAATCGTTGCAGGCGAACGTCGGTGGCGGGCTGCGCAAATTGCCAAATTGCACGAAGTACCGATCCTGATACGTGATTATGATGATACGGAAGTCCTCGAGATTGCGATCATCGAAAACATCCAGCGTTCTGACCTGAACCCGGTGGATGAGGCAGCTGGCTATCGTCAGCTGATGGACAAATTTGGCCACACTCAAGAGAAGCTGGCAACAGCGCTTGGCAAAAGCCGTAGTCACATCGCAAATGTCATGCGTCTATTAACCTTGCCCGAAGAAGTGCAAGGGTATTTGGTTTCAGGCACGCTCTCAGCTGGTCATGCCCGGGCACTTATCGGCAAAGACAATGCCGTTGAGTTAGCGCGTGAAGTTATCCAGCGTAAACTTTCCGTCCGCGACACCGAAAGCTTGGCGAAAAAAGGACCGGCGATCAAGAAGAGGTCTGTATCAGGTGCGCCGGTGCCGAAAGATGCCGACACCGTCCAAATTGAAAACGAACTTACCGCAAGCCTTGGTATGAAAGTCACGATTGATCATAAAGCCGGCGATAATGGTGGTAAGCTCGCGATTTCATACAAATCGCTTGATCAATTGGATGATCTCTTGCGGACCTTGTCCGGCGGCTAA
- the hemW gene encoding radical SAM family heme chaperone HemW yields the protein MPEDWEHGGFGLYIHWPFCQAKCPYCDFNSHVVSQIDQKAWKRAYLSEIGRIGAETEGRILRSVFFGGGTPSMMDPDLVDAVLTKVRATWQIANNIEITLEANPTSVEAGRFAGYRGAGVNRVSMGIQALNDTDLRALGRLHSAAEALDAFEIARKNFDRVSFDLIYARQGQSLQAWEAELKQALSMAIDHLSLYQLTIEDGTAFGDRYAAGKLRDLPDDDDAADMYALTQEICDAAGFNGYEISNHAKPGFESTHNRIYWQYGDYAGIGPGAHGRLTIDGQRYSTEAPSAPTSWLSQVNKSGSGESNRSSLSIEDQVSEFLLMGMRLRDGISLDRLNALSGNTFYKKISSLIEICMLDIQENRLRSTAEGRPVLNAVLRELLSP from the coding sequence TTGCCTGAAGACTGGGAACATGGCGGGTTTGGGCTCTATATCCACTGGCCATTTTGTCAGGCAAAGTGCCCGTATTGCGACTTCAACTCGCATGTTGTCAGCCAGATTGACCAGAAAGCTTGGAAAAGGGCCTATCTGAGCGAAATCGGCCGGATCGGAGCTGAAACCGAAGGCCGTATTTTGCGGTCAGTGTTTTTTGGTGGCGGAACGCCAAGTATGATGGACCCTGATCTTGTCGATGCGGTGCTGACCAAAGTGCGCGCGACTTGGCAGATTGCGAACAATATAGAGATCACGCTGGAAGCTAACCCGACCTCAGTCGAAGCCGGACGATTTGCCGGATATCGCGGTGCTGGCGTTAATCGCGTTTCAATGGGCATTCAGGCGCTGAACGACACCGATTTACGCGCGTTGGGGCGTTTGCACAGCGCGGCAGAGGCCTTGGATGCATTTGAAATCGCCCGTAAGAATTTCGATCGCGTCAGTTTTGATTTGATTTATGCACGACAGGGACAGTCGTTACAGGCTTGGGAGGCGGAACTGAAGCAAGCGCTGTCCATGGCGATTGATCATTTGTCCTTATATCAACTTACCATCGAGGACGGCACGGCGTTTGGAGATCGCTATGCGGCAGGGAAGTTGCGCGATTTGCCAGACGATGATGATGCCGCCGACATGTATGCCTTAACACAGGAAATTTGCGACGCCGCTGGATTCAATGGTTATGAAATTTCGAACCATGCAAAGCCAGGCTTCGAAAGCACGCATAATCGGATTTACTGGCAATATGGTGACTATGCCGGGATCGGACCAGGCGCTCATGGACGACTGACCATCGACGGCCAACGTTATTCAACGGAAGCCCCTAGCGCCCCAACCTCGTGGTTATCCCAAGTCAACAAGAGTGGCAGCGGCGAATCTAACCGTTCTTCGTTGAGTATCGAGGATCAAGTTTCAGAGTTTTTGTTGATGGGGATGCGGCTGCGGGACGGTATATCGTTAGACCGGTTGAATGCATTAAGTGGAAATACTTTTTATAAAAAAATCAGTAGCTTAATAGAAATTTGTATGCTCGATATTCAAGAAAACCGGTTACGATCTACAGCAGAAGGCCGGCCGGTTTTGAATGCTGTTCTACGCGAATTACTTTCACCTTAG
- the rdgB gene encoding RdgB/HAM1 family non-canonical purine NTP pyrophosphatase → MRKFDGDTLVIATHNTGKLEEMVNLLSPFDISLTSNADHKLPEPEETETTFVGNARIKAHAAAKATGLPCLADDSGIEVDGLDGAPGVYTADWAETPNGRDFNLAMERTWAALETVSAPFPRTARFCCTMVLAWPDGHDEVFAGVMPGQIVWPMRGDQGHGYDPIFQPDGYDVTFGEMDRWEKNKISHRADAMAKLIAGCFA, encoded by the coding sequence ATGCGGAAATTCGATGGCGATACTTTGGTGATCGCAACCCATAATACCGGTAAACTGGAGGAGATGGTGAATCTGCTGTCTCCGTTCGATATCTCGCTGACATCAAACGCCGATCATAAACTTCCAGAGCCGGAAGAAACGGAAACAACCTTTGTTGGCAATGCGAGGATCAAAGCACATGCGGCGGCAAAGGCGACGGGCTTGCCCTGTCTTGCCGATGATAGCGGTATTGAGGTTGATGGTTTGGATGGGGCGCCTGGCGTCTACACGGCAGATTGGGCCGAAACGCCAAACGGACGTGACTTTAATTTGGCAATGGAGCGGACTTGGGCTGCGTTAGAGACTGTATCAGCGCCATTTCCGCGGACCGCTCGTTTTTGTTGCACGATGGTTCTGGCGTGGCCAGATGGTCATGACGAAGTATTTGCAGGCGTGATGCCAGGGCAAATAGTGTGGCCGATGCGCGGCGATCAAGGACATGGATATGATCCCATTTTTCAACCTGATGGTTATGATGTGACCTTCGGGGAAATGGATCGCTGGGAAAAGAACAAGATCAGCCACCGCGCCGATGCGATGGCAAAGTTGATCGCTGGTTGCTTTGCCTGA
- the rph gene encoding ribonuclease PH — protein sequence MRPSGRQTNEMRPVTIETGVTMHAEGSCLIKCGNTHVLCTATIDERVPPFLKNSGLGWVTAEYGMLPRATNTRMRREAKNGQSGRTQEIQRLIGRSLRAGVDRVALGERQIVVDCDVIQADGGTRCASITGGWVALKLAVQKLMKAGDVVADPLVDPVAAISCGIYAGQEVLDLDYPEDSEAGVDGNFVMTGGKLIEVQMSAEGSTFTRAQMDGLLDLAEKGVAELTQAQLTAVS from the coding sequence ATGCGTCCATCCGGCCGACAGACCAATGAAATGCGCCCTGTTACCATTGAAACGGGGGTAACGATGCATGCGGAGGGCTCTTGCCTGATCAAATGTGGGAATACCCATGTGCTTTGCACCGCAACAATTGATGAACGCGTGCCCCCATTCCTGAAAAATTCTGGCCTCGGTTGGGTCACAGCTGAATATGGAATGCTACCCCGCGCGACGAACACGCGCATGCGCCGTGAGGCAAAGAATGGCCAATCGGGCCGGACACAAGAAATTCAGCGGCTGATTGGCCGATCCTTGCGCGCAGGCGTTGACCGTGTGGCGCTGGGTGAGCGGCAAATCGTTGTTGATTGCGATGTCATACAAGCTGACGGCGGGACACGCTGCGCATCGATCACTGGCGGTTGGGTCGCGCTAAAGCTTGCCGTTCAAAAACTGATGAAAGCAGGGGATGTTGTGGCCGATCCATTGGTCGATCCGGTCGCGGCGATCTCGTGCGGCATTTATGCAGGGCAAGAGGTGCTTGATCTTGATTATCCCGAAGACAGCGAGGCTGGCGTCGATGGCAACTTTGTCATGACGGGCGGTAAGTTGATTGAGGTTCAAATGTCCGCAGAAGGGTCAACATTCACCCGCGCGCAAATGGATGGGCTGTTGGATCTGGCCGAAAAAGGCGTGGCTGAACTGACACAAGCACAATTGACCGCGGTGTCCTGA
- the hrcA gene encoding heat-inducible transcriptional repressor HrcA: MNDQTPNIEEMNERSREVFRRVVEGYLESGAPVGSRTLTRSFSEQVSAATIRNVMQDLEFLGLLDSPHVSAGRIPTQLGLRMFVDGLLEVGDLDNKDRETIDRTLGGHDQDVGTVLDQVGQALSGVTHGASLVLTPKHEAPIKHIEFVSLARDRALVVLVFADGHVENRIFTPPAGQTPSSMREAANFINAIAEGRTLSELGSVISREIAARRQEIDSLAADLVENGLALWENEGEATERLIVRGRGNLLSDSEDEVDLERIRSLFDDLERKRDIAQFLDLTEDGDGVRIFIGSENKLFSLSGSSLVVSPYMNADRKIIGAVGVIGPTRLNYGRIVPIVNYTAQLVGKMIADRS, from the coding sequence ATGAACGATCAGACGCCCAACATTGAAGAAATGAACGAACGATCGCGCGAAGTTTTTCGCCGCGTTGTCGAAGGCTATCTCGAAAGCGGTGCACCTGTGGGCTCACGTACCCTGACTCGCAGTTTCTCTGAGCAGGTCAGCGCAGCCACGATCCGAAATGTCATGCAGGATCTTGAGTTTTTGGGTCTTCTCGACAGTCCACATGTCAGTGCCGGTCGGATACCCACGCAGCTTGGTCTTCGTATGTTTGTCGATGGATTGCTTGAGGTTGGCGACCTGGACAATAAAGATCGTGAAACAATTGATCGGACGCTTGGCGGCCATGATCAAGATGTTGGGACGGTTCTAGATCAAGTTGGCCAAGCTTTATCTGGCGTTACGCATGGTGCTAGCCTGGTTCTCACCCCAAAACACGAAGCGCCGATCAAGCACATCGAATTTGTTTCACTTGCACGGGATCGAGCCCTTGTTGTGCTGGTCTTCGCTGATGGTCATGTTGAGAACCGGATTTTTACACCACCCGCCGGACAAACCCCCTCATCCATGCGCGAAGCTGCGAATTTCATCAATGCGATTGCTGAAGGTCGGACATTGTCCGAGCTTGGTTCAGTGATTTCCCGAGAAATTGCTGCGCGGCGTCAAGAAATTGATAGCCTAGCGGCCGATTTGGTCGAAAACGGGCTGGCGCTCTGGGAAAATGAAGGTGAAGCAACCGAACGGCTGATCGTGCGCGGCCGGGGCAACCTGCTATCTGACAGCGAAGATGAAGTCGACCTGGAACGTATCCGTAGCCTGTTTGATGACCTCGAACGCAAACGTGATATCGCCCAATTCCTGGATTTGACCGAAGATGGCGACGGTGTGCGCATTTTTATTGGGTCAGAGAACAAATTGTTCTCACTTTCGGGTTCCTCTCTCGTCGTTTCCCCTTATATGAACGCCGACCGCAAGATTATTGGCGCCGTTGGTGTCATTGGTCCGACACGTTTGAACTATGGGCGGATCGTGCCCATCGTAAATTACACCGCGCAGCTGGTGGGCAAGATGATTGCCGACCGCTCATGA
- a CDS encoding nucleotide exchange factor GrpE: MSEKEEELQSLDELAAEADEPGFDQAEATFDEIEALRAERDDFRDKFMRALADSENMRKRADRDRREAENYGGSKLARDLLPVYDNMKRALASSQEGEEKVPDALLEGIELTMRELINVFKKHGIEPIEPEVGDRFDPQKHEAMFEAPLPDTKAGDIIQVSTTGFMLHDRLLRPAQVGVSSMPAS, translated from the coding sequence ATGTCTGAGAAAGAAGAAGAACTGCAATCGCTTGATGAACTCGCTGCAGAAGCGGATGAGCCTGGTTTTGATCAAGCCGAAGCGACGTTCGACGAGATCGAGGCGCTCCGGGCCGAACGCGACGATTTCCGTGATAAATTTATGCGTGCGCTGGCCGATAGCGAAAATATGCGCAAACGGGCTGATCGTGATCGACGCGAGGCGGAAAATTACGGCGGCTCCAAACTGGCGCGGGATCTTTTGCCAGTTTACGACAATATGAAACGCGCCCTCGCCTCTTCCCAGGAAGGCGAAGAAAAAGTACCCGATGCGTTGCTTGAAGGGATCGAGCTGACCATGCGTGAGCTGATCAATGTATTCAAAAAGCACGGGATTGAACCAATCGAACCTGAAGTCGGTGACAGGTTTGATCCGCAAAAGCACGAAGCCATGTTTGAGGCACCTCTACCCGACACAAAGGCCGGAGATATCATCCAGGTATCCACGACAGGCTTTATGCTACATGATCGGCTGCTGCGCCCTGCGCAGGTCGGCGTATCATCAATGCCGGCTTCATGA
- a CDS encoding TPM domain-containing protein, which produces MLLLLSLGTAFAQSYPADVDHYINDYANLLNDTEEDSLRATLDELYQETDIEFTVLTIPRMSQYGHDGSIETFATGLFNTWGIGDADRNDGLLLLVSRFDRELRIEVGAGYGDQLNGAMQYVIDKKIVPHFRVDDYPAGIEAGVTEIIYEVTGR; this is translated from the coding sequence TTGCTCCTGCTTTTATCTTTGGGTACGGCTTTTGCGCAGTCCTACCCCGCTGACGTCGATCATTACATCAACGACTACGCGAACCTTCTGAATGATACAGAAGAAGACAGTCTGCGGGCTACATTGGACGAACTTTATCAAGAAACCGATATCGAGTTTACGGTTTTGACAATCCCACGGATGTCGCAATACGGCCATGACGGCAGCATCGAAACCTTTGCCACCGGGTTATTTAACACCTGGGGTATTGGTGACGCAGACCGAAATGATGGTTTGCTATTGCTGGTATCACGTTTTGATCGCGAACTCCGGATCGAGGTTGGTGCAGGCTACGGTGATCAGCTCAACGGTGCCATGCAGTACGTTATCGATAAGAAAATTGTCCCTCATTTTCGTGTAGATGACTATCCCGCAGGTATTGAAGCTGGCGTCACCGAAATCATCTACGAAGTCACCGGCCGCTAA